Proteins co-encoded in one Haladaptatus sp. ZSTT2 genomic window:
- a CDS encoding ABC transporter ATP-binding protein, with translation MANEHANTDGGVVYEESEEATTPASDLVGEALAIGYPTTKHPIVECEKVVIPAGEVTALVGPNGSGKSTLLKGMAKQLSLDRGHILIDGADVHSLGSKELAKKLGLLSQEHDSPGSLTVEDLVYHGRYPHRGFFETVTEIDHEAVERAIDLAGVTEIRDEELGSLSGGQKQLAWIAMVLAQDTDVLLLDEPTTYLDLHHQLRVMEVIRTLKAERDVTIAVVLHDIGMAARFADNLIAMKDGALYDWGPPREVVTNELLADVFHVDADVDAASETGPHIAPHRALEK, from the coding sequence ATGGCGAACGAACACGCGAACACAGACGGTGGCGTGGTGTACGAAGAAAGCGAGGAGGCGACGACGCCCGCGAGCGACCTCGTGGGCGAAGCCCTCGCCATTGGCTACCCGACGACGAAACACCCAATTGTCGAGTGCGAAAAAGTCGTCATCCCCGCAGGCGAGGTGACGGCGCTCGTCGGCCCGAACGGCTCCGGAAAGAGCACGCTGTTGAAGGGGATGGCAAAACAGCTCTCGCTCGACCGCGGCCACATCCTCATAGACGGCGCGGACGTTCACTCACTCGGCTCGAAGGAACTGGCCAAAAAGCTCGGCTTGCTCTCGCAAGAACACGATTCGCCCGGCAGCCTGACCGTCGAAGACCTCGTGTATCACGGCCGGTATCCGCATCGGGGCTTTTTCGAGACCGTCACTGAAATCGACCACGAGGCGGTCGAACGCGCCATCGACCTCGCGGGCGTCACGGAGATTCGAGACGAGGAGTTGGGGAGTCTGAGCGGCGGGCAAAAACAGCTCGCGTGGATTGCCATGGTGCTCGCCCAAGACACGGACGTATTGTTGTTAGACGAGCCGACGACGTACCTCGACTTACACCACCAGTTGCGCGTGATGGAGGTCATCCGGACGCTCAAAGCCGAACGCGACGTGACCATCGCCGTCGTGCTCCACGACATCGGGATGGCTGCACGCTTTGCGGACAACCTGATTGCGATGAAAGACGGCGCGCTCTACGACTGGGGACCGCCCCGCGAAGTCGTGACCAACGAACTGCTCGCAGACGTGTTTCACGTCGATGCGGACGTCGATGCGGCGAGCGAAACCGGCCCGCACATCGCGCCCCATCGGGCGCTCGAAAAGTAG
- a CDS encoding FecCD family ABC transporter permease has protein sequence MKSENPTQPNRASSNRESRVGWVTSELLIVMLGSTAIVVAAGLIQMSFGSYSMTVTQTWDAFFDPLVWTNPQVLFQFLLGEDLMKTVLGTLGLSTAPIDLSNETIIVWNIRLPRVLVAAFVGMNLAVSGAIFQAVTRNELASPFILGVSSGAGLSILLTLVVFSGLSAFLPLIASVGGAVAFFIVYAIAWKNGTSPVRLVLAGVIVSTIFGSLQTALFFFADDIGVVQTAIAWTTGSLTGVDWEQVRMILPWTIVSMGLAFIASRQLNVLLLGEKTAKSLGMSVEKVRFALSGIAILAASASIAAAGIVGFVGLIVPHMVRNLVGSDYKRLIVGCIFIGPALMVSADIGARLALNPVQIPVGIVTGLVGGPYFLYLMRKKQQLGEI, from the coding sequence ATGAAAAGCGAGAATCCGACACAACCGAACCGGGCAAGTAGCAACCGAGAGAGCCGCGTCGGGTGGGTCACGAGCGAACTGCTCATCGTCATGCTCGGGAGTACGGCCATCGTCGTCGCCGCCGGGCTGATTCAGATGAGCTTCGGGTCGTACTCGATGACCGTCACCCAGACGTGGGATGCGTTTTTCGACCCGCTCGTCTGGACGAACCCGCAGGTGCTCTTCCAGTTCCTCCTCGGTGAAGACCTGATGAAAACCGTCCTCGGTACGCTCGGACTGTCGACCGCGCCAATCGACCTCTCGAACGAGACGATTATCGTCTGGAACATCCGCCTCCCGCGCGTGCTCGTCGCCGCCTTCGTCGGGATGAACCTCGCCGTCTCGGGAGCCATCTTCCAAGCCGTGACGCGAAACGAGCTTGCGAGCCCCTTCATCCTCGGCGTGAGTTCCGGGGCGGGCCTCTCGATTCTGCTGACGCTCGTCGTGTTCTCGGGGCTGTCTGCGTTCTTGCCGCTCATCGCCTCCGTGGGTGGCGCAGTAGCGTTCTTCATCGTCTACGCGATTGCGTGGAAAAACGGAACGAGTCCGGTGCGCCTCGTGCTCGCGGGCGTCATCGTCTCGACGATTTTCGGCTCGCTCCAGACGGCGCTCTTTTTCTTCGCAGACGACATCGGCGTCGTCCAGACGGCCATCGCGTGGACGACGGGGTCGCTCACGGGCGTTGACTGGGAACAAGTCCGAATGATACTCCCGTGGACGATTGTCTCGATGGGCCTTGCGTTCATCGCCTCCCGGCAGTTGAACGTGCTGTTGCTCGGTGAGAAAACCGCAAAGTCACTCGGCATGTCCGTCGAGAAGGTTCGCTTTGCCCTCTCGGGGATTGCAATTCTCGCGGCGTCTGCGAGCATCGCGGCGGCCGGAATCGTCGGCTTCGTTGGCCTCATCGTCCCGCACATGGTGCGCAACCTCGTCGGGAGCGATTACAAACGGCTCATCGTTGGCTGCATCTTCATCGGCCCGGCGCTGATGGTGAGCGCCGACATCGGCGCGCGCCTCGCGCTCAATCCCGTGCAGATTCCGGTCGGCATCGTCACCGGCCTCGTCGGTGGGCCGTACTTCCTCTACCTGATGCGCAAAAAGCAACAACTGGGTGAAATCTGA
- a CDS encoding metal-dependent hydrolase has product MVDLAGHVGFALALSVPVWLKFGRKESLLFLALAAPTALLPDSDLFLRAVFPVEHHGITHTVAFAATLALVLGALAATVVAPRLRTRIDRYLGGQPATGQVFTFSALAFFTGASSHLVADIFSAPDIAPPVKPFLPFTDTPVIVDAIYYDAVIWNFGLLGVVLLIHGTIFWYAGRAVRANGV; this is encoded by the coding sequence ATGGTAGACCTCGCCGGACACGTCGGCTTTGCGCTTGCTCTCTCCGTGCCCGTCTGGCTCAAATTCGGTCGAAAAGAGAGTCTGCTCTTTCTCGCGCTCGCGGCTCCGACCGCGTTGCTGCCCGATTCTGACCTCTTTCTCAGAGCCGTGTTTCCGGTCGAACACCACGGCATCACCCACACCGTCGCGTTCGCGGCGACGCTCGCGCTGGTGTTGGGCGCGCTAGCGGCGACCGTCGTCGCTCCCCGCCTGCGGACACGCATCGACCGCTACCTTGGCGGGCAACCAGCGACCGGACAGGTGTTTACCTTCTCGGCGCTCGCGTTCTTCACCGGAGCGTCAAGCCACCTCGTCGCGGACATCTTCTCTGCGCCGGACATCGCCCCGCCCGTGAAACCGTTTCTCCCGTTCACCGACACGCCAGTCATCGTCGATGCCATCTACTACGACGCCGTCATCTGGAACTTCGGCCTGCTGGGGGTGGTGTTGCTCATCCACGGTACCATCTTCTGGTATGCGGGCAGAGCCGTCCGTGCGAACGGAGTTTAG
- a CDS encoding M20 family metallopeptidase, which translates to MTDELTELIQDLVRIETENPPGNEAAAAEYIHDWFSEQGIDSWLVEEPYPDRPQVAARVGDGDPTIVLNGHIDVVPAGDPAQWDYDAYGAEIDDGNLYGRGSVDMKAQVAIGMLLARDLAPEFESGDLPGSVVVHAAIGEETGEPGTKALLEAGYDGDYGVVLEPTKMRTATSEKGLAWYEIAVEGAPSHASRPDQGSNAIMHARPLLDAIEAYDAELRTRTDPLVEKAYATVTKFEAGTKENVVPERAVITIDRRILPGEAVEGVDAEVDDIVTAFAKEYDLDVSWERIRTYEAAEIDVDSPLAEVFRKHSQNVGGVAPEPWGIQASTDVRNFVNDAEMEAITWGPGDLSRAHSFNEYIKLAEIEAGYDVLDRAVRELLTSES; encoded by the coding sequence ATGACTGACGAACTCACCGAACTCATCCAAGACCTCGTTCGCATCGAAACCGAGAATCCACCCGGAAACGAAGCCGCCGCCGCCGAGTACATCCACGACTGGTTCTCGGAGCAGGGTATCGACTCGTGGCTGGTCGAAGAGCCGTACCCAGACCGCCCACAGGTCGCCGCCCGCGTCGGGGACGGCGACCCAACCATCGTCTTGAACGGGCACATCGACGTGGTGCCTGCAGGCGACCCAGCCCAGTGGGACTACGACGCCTACGGCGCTGAAATCGACGACGGGAACCTCTACGGCCGCGGCAGCGTGGACATGAAAGCGCAGGTCGCCATCGGCATGCTGCTCGCGCGCGACCTCGCCCCCGAGTTCGAATCCGGCGACCTGCCCGGGTCGGTCGTCGTCCACGCCGCGATTGGCGAGGAGACGGGCGAACCCGGCACGAAAGCCCTGCTCGAAGCAGGCTACGACGGCGACTACGGCGTCGTCCTCGAACCCACGAAGATGCGCACCGCGACGAGCGAGAAGGGCCTCGCGTGGTACGAGATCGCCGTCGAAGGCGCACCCTCACACGCCAGTCGGCCAGACCAAGGGTCGAACGCGATTATGCACGCACGCCCCCTGCTCGACGCCATCGAGGCGTACGACGCAGAACTCCGCACCCGAACCGACCCGCTCGTCGAAAAAGCCTACGCGACGGTGACGAAGTTCGAAGCTGGAACCAAAGAGAACGTCGTCCCCGAACGCGCCGTCATCACAATCGACCGCCGCATCCTGCCGGGCGAAGCGGTCGAAGGCGTGGACGCAGAAGTCGACGACATTGTGACCGCGTTCGCCAAAGAGTACGACCTTGATGTGTCGTGGGAACGGATTCGTACCTACGAGGCCGCGGAAATCGACGTGGACAGCCCACTCGCAGAGGTGTTCCGCAAGCACTCTCAAAACGTGGGCGGCGTCGCCCCCGAACCGTGGGGGATTCAGGCTTCGACCGACGTGCGAAACTTCGTCAACGACGCAGAAATGGAGGCGATCACGTGGGGGCCGGGCGACCTCTCGCGGGCCCACTCGTTCAACGAGTACATCAAACTCGCAGAAATCGAGGCGGGCTACGACGTATTAGACCGCGCGGTGCGCGAGTTACTCACGAGCGAATCATAG